In a genomic window of Nocardiopsis mwathae:
- a CDS encoding ATP-binding cassette domain-containing protein gives MSAAADGGCPADGTGAEEPVLELAGATRIHGDGPTRVIALDTVDLQVRAGELVAVMGPSGSGKSTLLNLAGGLDTPTAGSVRVMGRELTGMDATSRARLRRRLVGYVFQDFNLVPSLTAAENTALPLELDGVPARRAAEQSRAALDSVGVGDLADRFPEEMSGGQRQRTAIARALVGPRRLLLADEPTGALDTAAGEEMMQVLRGRIDAGSAGVLVTHDARYAAWADRTVFLRDGRLTGSTGPRMGVEALFTAPGAPPPPRSEPEP, from the coding sequence GTGAGCGCGGCTGCCGACGGGGGCTGCCCCGCGGACGGAACCGGGGCCGAGGAGCCGGTCCTGGAGCTGGCCGGCGCGACCCGGATCCACGGGGACGGTCCGACGCGGGTCATCGCGCTCGACACGGTCGACCTTCAGGTGCGGGCCGGCGAGCTGGTCGCGGTGATGGGGCCGTCCGGGTCGGGCAAGTCCACCCTGCTCAACCTGGCCGGAGGGCTCGACACCCCCACCGCCGGGAGTGTCCGCGTCATGGGCCGCGAACTCACCGGCATGGACGCCACGTCCCGTGCCCGCCTGCGGCGACGCCTGGTCGGCTATGTGTTCCAGGACTTCAACCTGGTCCCGTCGCTGACCGCGGCGGAGAACACCGCACTCCCGCTGGAGCTCGACGGCGTCCCGGCGCGACGGGCCGCCGAACAGTCCAGGGCGGCGCTGGACAGCGTCGGCGTCGGCGACCTGGCCGACCGCTTCCCCGAGGAGATGTCCGGCGGGCAGCGGCAGCGCACCGCGATCGCGCGCGCCCTGGTCGGGCCGCGCCGCCTGCTGCTGGCCGATGAACCCACCGGTGCGTTGGATACCGCCGCCGGCGAGGAGATGATGCAGGTCCTGCGCGGGCGGATCGACGCCGGAAGCGCGGGGGTGCTGGTCACACATGACGCCCGCTACGCGGCGTGGGCCGACCGCACGGTCTTCCTGCGGGACGGCCGCCTCACCGGCTCCACCGGGCCCCGGATGGGCGTCGAAGCGCTGTTCACCGCCCCGGGCGCGCCGCCGCCCCCGCGCTCGGAGCCCGAACCGTGA
- a CDS encoding PadR family transcriptional regulator — MSVRQGLLALLAEGPKHGYQLRAEFEARTGGTWPLNIGQAYTTLQRLHRDGLVEPLTGGAEGDPERFELTASGRGEVAAWWQTPVQRGAPARDELAIKLALAVTTPGVDVRGIVDRQRAETLRCLQDYTRLKMPRNGAPGSPGAGRGAAADLAWHLILDSLIFAAQAEIQWLDHVEARVARAALEAARRASAEDGADAPSEPGTHR; from the coding sequence ATGTCCGTCCGGCAGGGATTGCTGGCCTTGCTCGCCGAAGGCCCCAAGCACGGCTACCAGTTGCGCGCGGAGTTCGAGGCGCGGACCGGGGGCACGTGGCCGTTGAACATCGGGCAGGCCTACACCACACTGCAGCGCCTGCACCGCGACGGGCTGGTCGAGCCGCTGACCGGCGGGGCGGAGGGGGACCCCGAGCGGTTCGAGCTGACCGCGTCGGGCCGCGGCGAGGTCGCGGCGTGGTGGCAGACCCCGGTCCAGCGCGGGGCCCCCGCACGCGACGAGCTCGCCATCAAGCTGGCGCTCGCCGTGACCACCCCGGGGGTGGACGTGCGCGGCATCGTCGACCGGCAGCGCGCCGAGACACTGCGCTGCCTGCAGGACTACACGCGGCTCAAGATGCCCCGGAACGGCGCCCCCGGGTCGCCGGGCGCAGGGCGCGGCGCAGCGGCCGACCTCGCCTGGCACCTGATCCTCGACTCGCTGATCTTCGCCGCGCAGGCGGAGATCCAGTGGCTCGACCACGTGGAGGCGCGGGTCGCGCGCGCCGCGCTGGAGGCCGCCCGGCGGGCGTCCGCCGAGGACGGTGCGGACGCGCCCTCCGAACCCGGGACGCACCGGTGA